The Fortiea contorta PCC 7126 genome has a segment encoding these proteins:
- a CDS encoding alpha/beta hydrolase family protein, with protein sequence MLIRAFFEAAQVEGTPSPYDTIHLKIFYPGQMSGSDLEKNMGIVAADSDLAPFPVVIFFNGFNCDAQHYYWLAVKLAERGLVVVTFNWVTQSLPGMISLTPGVDLEARKPKVYRTIPTATALPAILAKLAQLQNQGILAGMLDLENIILGGHSEGGRVAMENADPGFFPGVVASFAYGAHTAGLVFLGYESAQILPLPDALPLLLMAGTCDGVIANSSDRYGINRADSTTTVVRTFQEAIAGGRNDSYLLLLEGANHFSIADILDSTTARPYLDFNPTQPQENFRLLIAEAISLFIDTHIRLESDASQKLMQFLNAVNPLINSFRCK encoded by the coding sequence ATGTTGATTCGTGCTTTTTTTGAAGCTGCTCAAGTTGAGGGTACGCCATCACCTTACGATACCATCCATCTGAAAATTTTTTATCCAGGACAGATGTCGGGGAGTGATTTAGAAAAGAATATGGGGATTGTCGCTGCTGACTCTGACTTGGCGCCTTTTCCAGTGGTAATTTTTTTCAACGGTTTTAACTGTGATGCTCAACACTACTATTGGTTAGCGGTGAAACTAGCTGAACGGGGATTGGTGGTGGTAACTTTTAATTGGGTGACACAAAGCCTACCAGGAATGATTAGCCTTACTCCTGGAGTTGATCTCGAAGCCAGAAAACCAAAAGTTTATCGTACCATTCCCACTGCTACGGCTTTGCCAGCAATTTTAGCTAAATTAGCGCAGTTGCAAAATCAAGGGATTTTAGCTGGGATGCTGGACTTAGAAAATATCATTCTTGGTGGACACTCTGAGGGTGGGAGAGTAGCAATGGAAAACGCTGATCCTGGCTTTTTTCCGGGAGTAGTAGCATCTTTCGCTTATGGCGCCCACACTGCAGGACTGGTGTTTTTAGGGTATGAATCAGCGCAGATTTTACCTTTACCAGATGCTTTACCTTTACTGCTGATGGCTGGAACCTGTGACGGGGTGATTGCTAACAGTAGCGATCGCTATGGAATCAACCGAGCAGATTCTACCACAACGGTGGTGCGGACATTTCAAGAAGCGATCGCTGGAGGACGAAATGACAGCTATCTGCTACTTCTCGAAGGCGCTAATCACTTTTCTATAGCCGACATTCTCGACTCTACCACAGCTAGACCTTACCTCGACTTCAACCCGACCCAACCCCAAGAAAACTTCCGGTTGCTCATCGCAGAAGCTATCAGCTTGTTCATTGATACTCATATTCGCCTCGAATCAGACGCATCCCAAAAGTTGATGCAATTCCTTAACGCTGTCAATCCTTTGATCAATTCATTTAGATGTAAGTGA